TCTACAAAGAAAACGATAGAAGCTTTTCAGTATCATTTCCGGCCCGAAATTTACAACGGTGTGATGGACGCTGAAAGCTGGGCTATTCTTCAGGCTTTAAACCAAAAATATCCGTCAAAATAAGTGACACATCAGCTTATTTTCGTATAATTATAATGTAACCGGGCGATCACAAATCGCCCGTTTTTTTAAACCGTGGGAGCGGCTGTTTCAGACAAAATAATTACTAAACATATTTTTTCAATAATAATTTTATGGAAAATTTCAGACATGAAAGCGATCTGTTAGGCACACTGCAGGTTCCGGCAAATGCTTACTATGGGGTACAGACGCAGCGCGCTATCGATAATTTTAAAATTTCAGGGCAATACCTTTCGTCTTATCCGCATTTTATTGCCGCGTTAGGAATGGTGAAAAAGGCCGCTGCCAAAACCAATTACGAACTCGGTTTGTTGCAGGAGGAAATGTACCGGAATATTGCCGCTGCCTGCGATGAGCTTGTGGCGGGTGAACTACATGATCAGTTTCCGATCGATATGATTCAGGGGGGCGCCGGAACTTCGGTGAATATGAATGCAAATGAAGTAATTGCGAACCGCGTCCTCGAAAAATTAGGCAAAGAAAAAGGCGACTATCAGTTTTGTTCGCCCAATGATCAGATCAATTTATCGCAGTCTACAAACGATGCGTATCCCACTGCCATAAAACTCGCATTGCTTCACATGAACGCGGACCTCGTCGAAAAACTGCGCAAAATTATCGCTGCTTTCCGAGCAAAAGGTGCAGAAATGAACGACGTGATAAAAATGGGCCGTACGCAACTTCAGGATGCGGTGCCGATGACGCTGGGCCAGGAATTCGAAGCCTTCGCGGCAATACTCGAAGAAGATATTTCAAAACTCAACACCAACGCCAATCTTTTTGTAGAAATAAACATGGGTGCCACCGCAATCGGTACCGGCATCAATGCGCCGCTGGGTTACGCCAAGCTTTGCGCTAAAAACCTTGCCCAGATTTCGGGATATCCGGTGGTTTCGGCGCCGAATTTAGTGGAAGCAACTTCGGATACAGGCTCGTATGTGATCTATTCTTCAGCGCTGAAAAGGCTTGCAGTGAAATTATCGAAAATTTGTAATGATCTCCGTTTACTTTCATCAGGCCCGCGGGCTGGCTTTTTCGAGATTAATCTTCCGCCAATGCAGCCCGGATCATCCATCATGCCTGGAAAAGTGAATCCGGTGATTCCCGAGGTTGTGAATCAGGTTTGCTACAAAGTGATCGGAAATGACCTTACCGTAACTTTCGCGGCGGAAGCCGGGCAACTGCAGCTGAATGTGATGGAACCCGTACTTTCCCATTCGATTATGGAAAGCATCAATTTCCTCGGCAATGCGATGGATACATTAAGGGAAAAATGCATCACAGGAATTACCGCCAATAAAGAGGTTTGTCTTTACATGGTGAGACACAGCATCGGCATCGTAACTGCGCTGAACCCGTATATCGGCTATAAAAACTCCACCGAAATTGCAAAAGAGGCACTTGAAACGGGCAAAAGTGTTTATAATCTGGTACTCGAAAAAGGCATTCTGTCCCAGGAAAAACTGGATGAAATACTTAATCCTGCAAACATGCTCAAGCCGCATCATTTTTAAACAGTAAAGAAAAGATTCAGAACGAAAATTAAGAAGATTATTTGAACGCTATAAATTTAGGAGCACTTACAATGACAGAGCCACAGGCATTTGAAACAAAAAATATAACAGACCCACAGGGCTACACCTACGAAACGGTGCTTAACGATAAAAATGCTGTTCGGATTTACACCTTGAAGAACGGCCTTAAAGTGTATCTCGCGCAGAATTTTGATGCGCCGAAAATTCAAACCTATATTCCGGTAAGAACCGGCAGCAACAACGATCCGTCAGATAACACCGGCCTTGCACATTATCTTGAGCATATGATGTTCAAAGGGACATCTAAACTTGGTTCCGCAGACTGGCAAAAAGAAAAACCGCTTCTCGACGAGATATCAGCACTCTACGAGCAGCATAAAGCTGAAATCGATCCTCAGAAAAAGAATGAAATCTACCGGAAGATTGATGAAGTTTCGCAGGAAGCAAGCAAATATGCGATTGCGAATGAATATGACAAGGCCATTTCGTCGCTTGGCGCTTCGGGCACCAATGCCCACACATGGCTTGATGAGACGGTTTATAAAAACAATATTCCCAACAATGAACTCGAAAAATGGCTGAAAGTTGAGAAAGAAAGATTTTCGGAGTTGGTTTTAAGGCTTTTTCACACTGAACTCGAATCCGTTTATGAAGAATACAACCGTGCGCAGGATAACGACGCGCGCCTTGTGAACTATGAGCTGATGGATGCGCTGTTCCCAAAACATCCGAACGGCCAGCAAACCACAATCGGCAAGCCCGAACATCTGAAGAATCCTTCGATAGTTGCGATTCATAAATATTTCGACAGCTATTATGTGCCGAATAATTATGCGATAGTTTTGGTTGGAGATTTAGATTTCGACACAGCGATAAAACTTGTTGACCAGTATTTCGGTACTTTCGAATACAGAGAATTGCCGGTGAGGAAGATGGTTACCGAGGAACCCATGACCAAAATTGTGGAAAGAACTGTTAAAAGCCCGTCAGCACCACGTTTACAGCTTGCCTGGAGAACAGATTCTTATGGTACACACGATGCAAGGTTAGCCGAGATTGTGGCGAATTTACTCTCGAATTCGGGAGAATCGGGATTAATTGATATCAATATCAATCAAAGCCAGAAAGCATTGAGAGCGATGGCTTATGTATCACCTTTCAAAACCTACGGAAATTTCTCGATGGTGATTGTGCCTAAAAATGAGCAGACGCTTGATGAAGCTAGAAATTTACTGCTCGAGCAGATTGAGCTCATTAAAAAAGGTGAGTTTCAGGAGTGGTTGATCCCAGCGATCATCAATGATATGAAGATCCACCGCATGCAGGCAACCGAAACCGCGGATGGCCTCGCCACGGTGCTGTATGGCGCTTACATCAACAACCAGTCCTGGCAGCAGGAGCTGGAAGAAATCAATGAATTCAGTACAATTACAAAGGCGGACGTAGTGAAATTCGCCAATGATTTCTTTAAAGACAATTATGTAGCGATTAAGAAAGAAAAAGGCGTTAATGATAAATTGGTTCGTGTTGAAAATCCGGGGATTACGCC
This window of the Flavobacteriaceae bacterium 3519-10 genome carries:
- a CDS encoding Aspartate ammonia-lyase, with product MENFRHESDLLGTLQVPANAYYGVQTQRAIDNFKISGQYLSSYPHFIAALGMVKKAAAKTNYELGLLQEEMYRNIAAACDELVAGELHDQFPIDMIQGGAGTSVNMNANEVIANRVLEKLGKEKGDYQFCSPNDQINLSQSTNDAYPTAIKLALLHMNADLVEKLRKIIAAFRAKGAEMNDVIKMGRTQLQDAVPMTLGQEFEAFAAILEEDISKLNTNANLFVEINMGATAIGTGINAPLGYAKLCAKNLAQISGYPVVSAPNLVEATSDTGSYVIYSSALKRLAVKLSKICNDLRLLSSGPRAGFFEINLPPMQPGSSIMPGKVNPVIPEVVNQVCYKVIGNDLTVTFAAEAGQLQLNVMEPVLSHSIMESINFLGNAMDTLREKCITGITANKEVCLYMVRHSIGIVTALNPYIGYKNSTEIAKEALETGKSVYNLVLEKGILSQEKLDEILNPANMLKPHHF
- a CDS encoding M16 family peptidase encodes the protein MNAINLGALTMTEPQAFETKNITDPQGYTYETVLNDKNAVRIYTLKNGLKVYLAQNFDAPKIQTYIPVRTGSNNDPSDNTGLAHYLEHMMFKGTSKLGSADWQKEKPLLDEISALYEQHKAEIDPQKKNEIYRKIDEVSQEASKYAIANEYDKAISSLGASGTNAHTWLDETVYKNNIPNNELEKWLKVEKERFSELVLRLFHTELESVYEEYNRAQDNDARLVNYELMDALFPKHPNGQQTTIGKPEHLKNPSIVAIHKYFDSYYVPNNYAIVLVGDLDFDTAIKLVDQYFGTFEYRELPVRKMVTEEPMTKIVERTVKSPSAPRLQLAWRTDSYGTHDARLAEIVANLLSNSGESGLIDININQSQKALRAMAYVSPFKTYGNFSMVIVPKNEQTLDEARNLLLEQIELIKKGEFQEWLIPAIINDMKIHRMQATETADGLATVLYGAYINNQSWQQELEEINEFSTITKADVVKFANDFFKDNYVAIKKEKGVNDKLVRVENPGITPIKLNKDAQSPFLKAIMTEKSADIKPEFVDFAKAITTAKVDTKKVSFIENKCNDVAQTYFIFPFGNDHDKELSLAAQVLQYLGTDKLSAEELKKEFFRLGISHDFRTSSNQMIISLSGLEENMPEGIALLKNWMQNAIPDQKVYDENVKTILESREIAKKDKARIMAALSNYAKFGKISRFSDVVPEARLKQIKSEEMTAKMQNLLSMPYQIFFYGNDFNTFKNYVTPFIETENSKVPARKIYPQPATEGKVYFTEYDMVQTEMSKVAKAGNVNPKNFGKINVFNEYFGRGLSSIVFQEIRESKSLAYSAYVSYASNSEINRPDYITTYIGTQANKLPQAVAAMDELMAELPQVPAQFENARNAALKQIAAGRINRTNIFFNHLNLQKLGIDYDLRKDIYAEIEKLTMADVTNFYNEEVKPLKYNTALIGKKENLDLDAIQKMGAFEEVTLEQIFGY